The nucleotide window CGCCGAACAACGCCGTGCCGAGAACAATGCCGGTGACACTGCCATACCCGCCGGTGAGCAGAACTCCACCGATGACAACGACAATCGGTGCCTGGAACACAAAGCCCATGCCGTAGGTCGCGTTGCCTGAGTTCCATTGGACGCCCTGGAGGATGCCCACAAGCGCCGCAGCAAGTCCGGTTGCAATAAAAAGACTGATCTTGACCCTTTGAACCGGCACGCCCGCACCTCTGGCAGCATCCAGATTGCCGCCCGTGGCATAAATCCAGTTGCCAAAAATACTGCGGCTCAAAATCCGGTAGCCAATGAACGCGACGAGCAACCACCAGAGAATAGAGATATTGGCCTGACCCCAACGTGCTGCAAAAACGAATTTTGCGCTGTCGGAGGCAACAATCGAACTTGATGTGACATTGGCGATCAGGCGTGAGATGCCCATCGTTGCACCGATCACAATGAAGTTGGTTGCCAGGGTTACAATGAAAGACGGCAGTTTGGTTTTTACGACCGCAAGTCCGTTCGCCAGTCCAATTGCAGCACCGGCAGCCAGCGCCAGAAACACCATTGGCCAGACCGGCAATCCGTATTGGTTGGTGCCAAGCGCGAGGATCATGGACGACGCCCCGACAGTCGAACCGATTGACAGGTCGAACTCACCTGAGATCATCAAAAGCCCCACCGGAATCGCGACAATTCCCAGTTCAGCGGCAAGATTGAGCCATCCGGCGGTTCCGTTCACTGACACAAAACCAGTTCCCGGCGTTGCCAACGCAAAGAAGAGGTAAGTGATGACAAAGGCCGCGAAAGCGCCCGCTTCGGGCCGCTTCATGAAATTCCTGAGCACGTCATTCTCCAGGTGAGCTTGGTTGGATATCCCGACCGGAACCTTGCGGCGCCTAAGAGGCGCCGCGTACTCCTGCGTGTTCCTTGTTTACCTTCAGCGTTTCTTCGACATTGGAGCTGTCGATCACCAATGGTCCGGTTTTGACATGACCGATCGGATGCAGTCCGTAATTCAAGTACTGATGCGCAATCTGAATGGACATGAACCCTTGCAAATACGGCTGCTGGTCCATGGCAAAGGCCAGGTCGCCATTCTTGATCGCAAGCAGCGCCTCGTTGGACAAATCTGCCGTTCCAACCATGATCTCACCTTTGCGCCCGACCTCATCCACAGCGCGCAATGCGGACATTGCCGGAACCGCATTCAGTGTGTAGATCCCGTCAATCTGAGGGTTCGCCTGAAGGCTGCCTTTGATTGCCTGTGTCATCGCCTGTGGGTTTGTCGCGTCGCCCGTACCAATGGTCTGGTAGACAGTTTCCTTGCCAGCTTCCTTCATGGCAGCGACATAGCCGTTACACCGCTCTTCAACCGTCGGATTTCCGGGAACCTGATTGAAGCAGAGGCCTGTGGTCACACCGGCTTCCGCCTGTATCTGACCCGCCTTGTAACCCATCTGATAAGGGTCTTCGCCGACAAACCCGATTGAACCGTTGCCTTCCCAAAGGGTCTGGCCGGAGTTGTGAATGAGGACAGGAATACCGGCCGCAGTCGCCTCCTTGATCAATGGATCCATGCCATCTGGAAAGAACTCCCCTACCAGAAGCATTCTGGGCTCGCGGCTGATTGCCTGCTGCAGAAGCCTCGGGTAATCGCTCGTCATATTCGAGGTGTCTGTGACCGCGATATACTGATAGTCGACTTCGAAAATTTCCGCAGCGTCGTCAAAGCCCTTCTTCACCGCTGCGAAGAACGGCCAGGACAGCGGGCCGCTTACAACCAGGATTGGCCCCTCTTCGTTGGACAATGCCGGCGACGTGGCGCCAAGACCTAATGTGACGGCGGCAGCCGCCAGAACTGATTTCATGAGCTTCATCTGATCCTCCCGTGATCTGACGACACGGACAAGGCAATTTTCGACCGGATCCGTGTGTCTGTTCATCATGATGAGCACGGAAAATATGTCTGTGTCAATAATTATTCACGATGAATTACTATTGACCATTTGAAGATCCGCTTCTAGGCTGGATCACGTTGGCAATCGCGATCAGACTGCCTAAATTATTGAAAAAATTTGTCTTTTGGAGGCGGTATGCGATCAGTGTTGTGCTACGGAGATTCCAATACGTATGGACAAACCACCGCCAACAAACCAGATGACCGATATCCGCATGATGTGCGCTGGCCTGGAGTGTTGCGGAGCCTAGTCGGCAACGAGTGGCTTGTTATCGAAGAAGGTTTGAGCGGGAGAACCACCGTCAGTGATGACGAGATTGAGGGTTCGGAGAAAAATGGCCGGACCTATCTTCGGCCATGCATCATGAGCCACAAGCCGCTTGATCTGGTCATTATCATGCTCGGCACCAACGACTTGAAAGTGCGCTTCAACAAGACGCCGGGTGAAATCGCCATGGGCGTCGGAGCACTCGTCAGCGACATCAAGTCCATGCCTGCCGGCGTCGATGGAAAAATCCCCGAAATTCTGATCGTCGCGCCACCGCCGACAGCCCTTGATCTGAAAGAATGGTCGGATGTGTTTCTCGGAGCGCAGGAAAAATCGCGTGCACTGGCCCGGGAGTATGAACGGGTTGCCGAAGCCCACGAGGTTCATTTCTTCAACGCTGGCCTTGTCGTCAACTCCAGCGACAAGGACGGCTTTCATCTCGATGTGCAGGCCCACAAGGACTTGGGCCATGCAATCGCGGAAGAGATCGCAGCGATTGGCTGGCCGGAACAACGTGACTAAACCATGGGAGGTTCAAGATCGGACAAGTCATAAACGCCGGTCCCTGCCGCCCAAACGTGATAACCCATAACGTGAAGCCCTGCCTCGATCCCGAGGTGAAAGCAACCAACCCTGATTTGAAAGCCGGAGGCTGTACTATTGCCGGATATGCGTTTTGCCCCGCCACCAACTGTTCGTGTTGCAGAACACCCAGGTGGTATGAATCAGGTTTTGGCGCGCAGCTTCAACGAACGATTGATCATGTCCCTTCTCTTGCAGCACGAGGGCATGACACGTCTCCAGCTCGGACAGGAAAGCGGACTGTCCGCACAGACGATATCTGTCATTGTCAGAGCTCTTGAACGCGACAACCTGGTCAGCAAAGGCGAAGCTGTCCGCGGACGGATCGGACCTCCAACCACGCCAATCAGCTTGAACCCCAACGGTGCTTTTTCAATCGGGCTTCATGTTGACCGTCACGCAATCGAGGCAAGCATCATAAACTTTGTCGGTGAGCCGGTGTTTCAAAGGCGCAGCTCCTTGGCCGCACTTGATGTCCAGACGGTTCAAGACACGCTCACCGGAACAGTCGACGCTTTGCTATCGGAATTGGGTGCTGAGCAAAAAGCACTTATTGCAGGGGTTGGCCTCACCCTGCCTGGGCGTTTCGAGGCCGATAGGCCGGAGGAACAAGCCATTCTTGCGCATGATTTTGAAGAAGATTTGCGTGCGCACACAGGTTTTGAAGTCTTCATCCAGAATGACATAACCGCGACCGCCAGTGCTGAGACCCTGTTCGGTCAGGCCAAACGGATTGACGATCTGCTTTTCTGTTACGTTTGTGAGGACCTGAAGCCTCGGCTCATCCTCGGTGGCCGCATTTACACAGGCTCAACACCGCAGATCTCCATTTGTGACAGCGAGACTTGGCAAAGGACGCATGACGCAATCACGTCTGGTGCACAAGACGATGATCCTGCGGTTCGCCAATGGCTTGGCGCAGTTGTCGAAAAGCTGGACACTCTCGTTCAAAGCCTTGGAAAGTTTGCAACTGTCTCTGAACTGATCTTGTCGGCCCCGGTGCCAAAATCAATCACCGATGTGCTGGTTTCTGATTTGAAACTGAAGGTCTCGGCCGGTCTAACGGTAACCGGAAGCCAGTTTGGACCGAATGCGCTCGCCTACGGAGCGGCAACCTTGCCGATTCATTCCAGGTTTACCGCCGAAACCCCTTAGACAAACGGACGCATCACTCCATTTTCAACGAGTGGTTTGCGTGCATCTCAGCCTCAAACAGACCAGTGTGGCATTCTGGGAAGGCATTGCCCTTGTTCACTCGGCAAGAAGTCATGCCACCCGCCGCTGGCCTTCAAAATAGGCTTCAAGCCGCTCAAACGACGCCGTCCATCCGACCGCGACCACGTCCTTCAGGCCGCCACCGATTTCCGACTGTTTGAGAATGACCCGTGTCCCCTTCCCGGTCTGTTCAAATCTCACCGAAACGAGCATTTCGGGTGCAAAGTCATTTGCCGGGATCGTGTATGCCAGTTTGTTTGGTGGGTCATAGTCGACCAGCGTGCCTTCAATCGTATGATCCCCGACGCCTTCAATGGACATAGTGTGCCGGTAGGTTCCCTCTACTCTCGGCTCAACCGTGGAAGCAACTCTGGTCGTATTTGCGCACCCCCACCAATGAGTTGTTTTTGCCGCGTCAATCCAGGCATCGAAGACTGCCTCAATCGGCTGCGAAAATTCCTTGGTAATCGTCAGCGTGTTGTCTGAGAAATTGGTTTTAACGGTCATCGGGTCGCTCCTTTTGCTTTGTCAGGATGGCGTCCATTTGATCAAAATGTGCGGTCCAGAAATCCACGTAATGCGCCAACCAGTGCGCGGCTTCAGCTGCAGTTTCGGTGGCCGCGGTCACGAAAGTCTCTCGGCCCCGCTTTTCTCGCTTCACGAGCCCGGCGCTATCCAGCACGCGCAAGTGCCGAGACACTGCCGGCTGTGAAATGTCAAACGCAGCAGTGAGTTCGTGCACTGTCCGTTCTCCCAATGCCAAATTGGCCAGAATTCCGCGGCGCGTCGCATCTGAGAGAGCCGAGAATACGAGATCGAGTTTTTTCGAATCCATAACAGAATGGTTATGTATTTTTTCAAACAAGTCAACGCTCGTCTCAAAATCGGTGATTAATGAAAACGGGTGTCCAGCGAATGCTGAAACCCAAATTCGACTATAGAGAAGACAAGAGCGCTTCTCCGGGACTCAGATTCAGAAACGGGAAACTTCAGAAGGCAGCGACAGCGATCGCACACCATTCGTTGGAAATTTAGCGAAACGAGTGCAGTCGTCACCGCGTGATCAGAAAAGAGAAATTGGGCCGGTCTTGGAGTGCTTTTGTCTAGGCCGCTTCGCGGTTGGCCTTCCTGATTCTACCGATGAAATCCGACAGCCAGGCTATCTCTTTCAGGTAGACTTCCATGCTGAGCGAGGCGAGTTCCATCAAGAGCGCCTGCGGGTTCGGATTGTCGAACCCGGCCTCCTTCAAGAAGGTCTGATACTCGTTGATGAAAGCCTTCGGCACTTTCATGTCGGTCTCACGCACTCCAGCTTGCAAAGGGGCTCTTCATAAGCTTCAGCCGCCTTTTTGCGATTTGATAATCGTTAAGAACCCGATCCACGGGCCGGTATCGTCAGTTTTATCCTTTCCTCGCTATCCCCAAGCCTTCAGCACCATTTGCTGAAAATCGCGGAAATTTGCTGATATCAGCAGATTGACAGCGGATTTTCCTTGCACTTGGCCAGCCAAATCTTCGACCCTGCCAAGAATCACAATTTTACCGCAATGAGCGGCTTCTCATGAGTACCTGATGCCCCCGTCCACAGACCTTTCCTTCGAGCCACTGTCAGACGCCTTCGCGCAAGATCCCTACCCGACGTATGAGGCTCTGCGTGAAAGCGACGGTTTGACCTACTACGAAGAGTTTGATGTCTGGCTCGCCGCGCGTTTTGACGACGTTATGGAAATCGTCATGCATGAGGACATGGTCAGATCCATGGAGCATGTTGCCAGTCCGGAAGAAATATCGGCGCAAAAGCAGGCCGGCAACTGGCACGACATGCCGCATCATTCCCGTTTCGTGCAATTCTCATTGCTGGATAGCGACGGTGACATTCATGACAGGTTGCGCAAGCAGGTGTTCAAGCTGTTTACACCGGTCATGGTGGGGAAGCTCCGCGACGAGATACAGGCCTATGTGGACAGCCTCTTCGACGGTTTGCAGGATCAAAGCGAAATTGACTTTGTTGCCGATCTTGCCGCCCATGTGCCGGGCCATGTGATTGGACGGATCATTGGTGTTCCCGACGAAGACTGTCCGCAATTGCGGATCTGGTCGGAAAACATTGTCCAGTTCTTCGATGTTGACCGATCCGATGAACGAAAAGAACTGGCGGAGCGGAACACGACCGAGTTCTACGAGTACTTGCTGAAGCTGAAAGCAGAGCGTGAGGCGGTTCCCAGGGATGATCTGTTGTCGGTGATGATCCAGGCCGAACGCCAGGGGCACATGAACCACGACGAGTTCTTTTCCACGGCCATGCTGATCCTGATGGCAGGTCACGGATCGACAATCGATGTACTTGGTTCCGGTTTGCATGCCCTTTTGAAATTTCCGGCAGAAATGCAGCGACTACGTGATGAACCCGGTGTGATGAAAACGGCTGTGCAGGAAATGTTTCGCTATGAATCTCCCCTTCCCTTCTTTCATCGCTATTCGACCAAGGACATGGATGTGTGCGGCAGCATGTTTCCCAGGGCCACGAAATTCGGGGTGCTTTACGGTGCCGCCAACAGAGATCCGCGACAATTCCCCAATGCCGACACGTTCGACGTCGGGCGCACCCCCAACTGGCACACAGCCTTTGGTAGAGGCGCGCACTTTTGTTTGGGCAATCATCTGGCCCGACTGGATATGGACATCATCTTTTCAACGCTGTTGAGGCGCTTTCGATCCGTTGAGCTGGCGGAAGAGGCTCCAAAATACAAACGTGGGCTGTCGGTGCGCGGTCCGCAGGCTCTTAGAGTTGCCTGGAAGCCTGCTTGACCTTTTCCTGATAACCTCCTGACCTAAAATACCTTCTGAAGCCACTTAAGAATTTGATTCAAGACCCGGGATTAAAGACCATGCGTATCAGTCTCTCACTTTCAATCCTTCTCGGCTTCGGCTTTGGCGCGACAGCATTTGCTGAAGGCGTCGATCTGGGGCCGCGCCCCGCCTATCTCGTTTCTCAAATGAACCCCGGCCCGTTGAGGGACAAGCTCGCCGCCTGCATTGGCAACCCAGCGAAGCCATCCCTCTTTTCCATCAGTCACCGAGGCGCACCGCTGCAATTTCCCGAACATACAGAAGAAGGATACCGGGCCGCTGCGCTGATGGGCGCGGGCATTCTTGAATGTGATGTGACCTTTACAGCAGACAAGGAATTGGTTTGCCGTCACTCCCAGAATGATTTGCATACCACCACCAACATTCTTGCGACAGACCTGGCAGCCAAATGCACTTCTGGTTTCAAACCTGCCAGCGGCGGTGACCCGGCTTCAGCCGAATGCAGAACCTCGGACATCAGCCTGGCGGAATTCAGGTCGCTGAAGGGGAAAATGGATAGTGCAGACAAACAGGCACAGTCGGTTGAGGATTACATGAACGGCACAGCTTCCTGGCGGACGGAGCTTTACGGGGCAACCGGCACATTGATGACGCACGCTGAGTCCATCGCCCTTTTCAAAGACCTTGGTGTCAAATTCACCCCGGAATTGAAATCTCCGAAAATCGACATGCCTCATGACGGCTTTTCGCAAGCCGACTACGCACAGAAGCTGATCGACGAGTACAAGCAAGCTGGCATTCCACCTGAGGATGTCTTCGCACAATCCTTCCGTCTCGATGACGTTCTATACTGGATCGAGAACGAACCTGAATTCGGCAAACAGGCGGTGTTCCTGGATGGCCGGCGCGACATCAATCCTCAGGATCCGTCGACATTTTCTCCCTCGATGCAAGAACTGAAGGAAATGGGCGTCAACTACATCGCACCGCCGCTCTTTGTACTGTTGAGCGTCGAAGACGGCAAAATCGTTCCATCAGCTTATGCGAAAGCCGCAAAAGAGGCCGGATTGGACCTGATCACCTGGACGCTGGAGCGTTCAGGCCCACTGAACACAGGCGGCGGCTGGTACTATCAGACCGTCAGCGACGTGATCAAATCTGATGGTGACATGCTGGAAGTCGTCGATGTTCTGGCCGGAGACGTTGGCGTGAAGGGTATCTTCTCTGATTGGCCGGCAACCACCAGTTTCTACGCGTCCTGCATGGGCCTCAAGTAAATGCGCAGATAGGGCAAATTCAATTTTGCGTTGCAAGGCCGCGTTTACCGTTTGTCGTTAGACCTAGTCCCATAGCAATTCAATTGGGGGCGGCCTTGAAAACCCATCCGTTGCGCAGTGTCGATTGTCAGCTGCTCTATGAGACCTATGCACCTTTAAACGGCGAACAAGTTCAGGAGATCGTTCGCTCTGCTGTGCAGCAATGCGGCTTTGCAAGGGAAGCCTGCCAGTTAATGCGCACCAGCACCGAAGCTGACATTTACATGTTGCTGAACGACCTGCAGATCCTGGTGACCCAAAGCCTGCCGTTGTCCGACACGTCACATATTGAGCCACTCACTCGGGACTATGCTGTCAGCCAAGCTTTCCCGGATGCCGCTGATGTACTCACCAAGTGCAAGGCCGTGACTACGATATCAGTACAGAAATTTGCATTAGGTGGTGCAAAGCTTTCGGATGAATTCTCCGAAATGTTAGGTCCTGAATTCGACTGCTTCTGTGACAGCAAGTCGACCAAATTCGCATTGAACATTGCGAAGGTAATCGCCGTACAAATCTCTCTTAAAACCCGTTGCGAGGGAGTTTTTTGGGGCCAGAATGGATATCTTTTGCCTGCTCAACGGTTCGCTGAGCTGGCAATCCAAAACGATGAGACCCTTCTTTATATCCGGCCGCACCTGCACGCACCAATTCAAAGCGTTTCCGACACGAGGACATTTGGAGTTGTCGCATCCGGCGCAGAACATCTGATTGGATACCGGGTCGAATTCGAACCTAGCACTGTTCCTCCCTCTTATATGGTCGAAAATCTGCACTACTTTGTCGCCTTTTGCCTACAGCGCCAAGAAGTACTGCCAGAAGGCGACGTGTTCGGAAAAAACCAGGATGAAAAGGTCAGAATTTCCTTCAAGCAAACTGAAAAAGACAAACCTGATCGTATTTTACTAACTGTACAGTCAAGTGCCGAACTGGGCATAGAAGGTGAGTACCGTCCAAGCATCTATCACCAGTATGATGACAATGGCGAGCGCCTTTCCTCAACAGTTTCAGACGTGGACGTCAGCGGACTGGACCCCAATGATCCCATTGATGCTGCCATTTTGGACCGACTGCTCGCAATAAAGAAAGCGTCTCCTCCTGAACCAGACGCAATCGTTTCACCTGAAAGCGCAATCGCTGAAGAGCCTACCGAGGCAAGGTCTGCAACAAATGAGAAGACGACTGAAATGGGTTATCGCCAAGAGCCAAAATCCAGCTCTTCTCAGTCCGGTCCTTCTCAGCGAGTTTCGCTGGAGGAACTCAGAAGATTTGCGCGCGAAGCCCAGGTGGCGGATGCTGAGCCTGAGGCAAAAACCGGCAAACGAGCATTTTTGAAGAAACTGTTCGGCAAATAGTCGATCCGGCCCGGACCGGCCAGTTGAATTTCGAGCTTATCGCGCCTGATCGAGCGTGCGTTTGCATTCCAGAAGTTCAAAAAGCGTCGCTTGCAAGCGCCTGATGTCCTCTTTGGTGACCGACGCCTTGCCGGCCGGAACGTTTGGAGCAGGCTTATCGCCTCGCAAGCGGCCAAGAATGTTCAATCCGCCAGACTGCGAACTCGTTTCCGTGTCGGGGGCATCATCCGGTAACAGGCCGCTTGGCAACTTCTCATGCGGTCCGTAGCCATTGTCAGTGTGTACAGGCGTCGGCGGTGGAGATGTTTCTGGTACTGGTGAGACAGCTTCCACAGCCACCGGTTCCATCTGGATCTGTGCGATATCTTCCTGCCAGGCCTGCATGACGAAACGCGGGCCCTGCTCTTTCAGAATGCGCTGGACACCCTTGATGGTGTATCCTTCACCGTAGAGCAGATGCCGGATGCCTTTTAAGAGCTCCACATCGTCGGGCCGGTAGTAGCGGCGACCCCCACCCCGTTTTAGCGGCTTGATCTGCGAGAACCGTGTCTCCCAAAAGCGCAGCACATGCTGCGGCAGGTCAAGGTCTTCTGCGACTTCGCTAATGGTACGAAAAGCGTCTGGGCTTTTATCCTGCGAGCTCATCCGGTCTTTTTAGTTTATTTGCTGGCCTGTCCTGTCAGCGCATCATTGATCCGCTGTTTCAATACATTGGACGGTTTAAACACCATCACACGGCGCGGTGA belongs to Roseibium porphyridii and includes:
- a CDS encoding ABC transporter permease is translated as MLRNFMKRPEAGAFAAFVITYLFFALATPGTGFVSVNGTAGWLNLAAELGIVAIPVGLLMISGEFDLSIGSTVGASSMILALGTNQYGLPVWPMVFLALAAGAAIGLANGLAVVKTKLPSFIVTLATNFIVIGATMGISRLIANVTSSSIVASDSAKFVFAARWGQANISILWWLLVAFIGYRILSRSIFGNWIYATGGNLDAARGAGVPVQRVKISLFIATGLAAALVGILQGVQWNSGNATYGMGFVFQAPIVVVIGGVLLTGGYGSVTGIVLGTALFGVISSGIFYTGWNTDWIQLFLGLLLAAAVLANNYVRRLALSSK
- a CDS encoding sugar ABC transporter substrate-binding protein, whose amino-acid sequence is MKLMKSVLAAAAVTLGLGATSPALSNEEGPILVVSGPLSWPFFAAVKKGFDDAAEIFEVDYQYIAVTDTSNMTSDYPRLLQQAISREPRMLLVGEFFPDGMDPLIKEATAAGIPVLIHNSGQTLWEGNGSIGFVGEDPYQMGYKAGQIQAEAGVTTGLCFNQVPGNPTVEERCNGYVAAMKEAGKETVYQTIGTGDATNPQAMTQAIKGSLQANPQIDGIYTLNAVPAMSALRAVDEVGRKGEIMVGTADLSNEALLAIKNGDLAFAMDQQPYLQGFMSIQIAHQYLNYGLHPIGHVKTGPLVIDSSNVEETLKVNKEHAGVRGAS
- a CDS encoding SGNH/GDSL hydrolase family protein; amino-acid sequence: MRSVLCYGDSNTYGQTTANKPDDRYPHDVRWPGVLRSLVGNEWLVIEEGLSGRTTVSDDEIEGSEKNGRTYLRPCIMSHKPLDLVIIMLGTNDLKVRFNKTPGEIAMGVGALVSDIKSMPAGVDGKIPEILIVAPPPTALDLKEWSDVFLGAQEKSRALAREYERVAEAHEVHFFNAGLVVNSSDKDGFHLDVQAHKDLGHAIAEEIAAIGWPEQRD
- a CDS encoding ROK family transcriptional regulator, which translates into the protein MRFAPPPTVRVAEHPGGMNQVLARSFNERLIMSLLLQHEGMTRLQLGQESGLSAQTISVIVRALERDNLVSKGEAVRGRIGPPTTPISLNPNGAFSIGLHVDRHAIEASIINFVGEPVFQRRSSLAALDVQTVQDTLTGTVDALLSELGAEQKALIAGVGLTLPGRFEADRPEEQAILAHDFEEDLRAHTGFEVFIQNDITATASAETLFGQAKRIDDLLFCYVCEDLKPRLILGGRIYTGSTPQISICDSETWQRTHDAITSGAQDDDPAVRQWLGAVVEKLDTLVQSLGKFATVSELILSAPVPKSITDVLVSDLKLKVSAGLTVTGSQFGPNALAYGAATLPIHSRFTAETP
- a CDS encoding SRPBCC family protein, with protein sequence MTVKTNFSDNTLTITKEFSQPIEAVFDAWIDAAKTTHWWGCANTTRVASTVEPRVEGTYRHTMSIEGVGDHTIEGTLVDYDPPNKLAYTIPANDFAPEMLVSVRFEQTGKGTRVILKQSEIGGGLKDVVAVGWTASFERLEAYFEGQRRVA
- a CDS encoding ArsR/SmtB family transcription factor; translated protein: MDSKKLDLVFSALSDATRRGILANLALGERTVHELTAAFDISQPAVSRHLRVLDSAGLVKREKRGRETFVTAATETAAEAAHWLAHYVDFWTAHFDQMDAILTKQKERPDDR
- a CDS encoding cytochrome P450 — its product is MPPSTDLSFEPLSDAFAQDPYPTYEALRESDGLTYYEEFDVWLAARFDDVMEIVMHEDMVRSMEHVASPEEISAQKQAGNWHDMPHHSRFVQFSLLDSDGDIHDRLRKQVFKLFTPVMVGKLRDEIQAYVDSLFDGLQDQSEIDFVADLAAHVPGHVIGRIIGVPDEDCPQLRIWSENIVQFFDVDRSDERKELAERNTTEFYEYLLKLKAEREAVPRDDLLSVMIQAERQGHMNHDEFFSTAMLILMAGHGSTIDVLGSGLHALLKFPAEMQRLRDEPGVMKTAVQEMFRYESPLPFFHRYSTKDMDVCGSMFPRATKFGVLYGAANRDPRQFPNADTFDVGRTPNWHTAFGRGAHFCLGNHLARLDMDIIFSTLLRRFRSVELAEEAPKYKRGLSVRGPQALRVAWKPA
- a CDS encoding glycerophosphodiester phosphodiesterase family protein; this translates as MRISLSLSILLGFGFGATAFAEGVDLGPRPAYLVSQMNPGPLRDKLAACIGNPAKPSLFSISHRGAPLQFPEHTEEGYRAAALMGAGILECDVTFTADKELVCRHSQNDLHTTTNILATDLAAKCTSGFKPASGGDPASAECRTSDISLAEFRSLKGKMDSADKQAQSVEDYMNGTASWRTELYGATGTLMTHAESIALFKDLGVKFTPELKSPKIDMPHDGFSQADYAQKLIDEYKQAGIPPEDVFAQSFRLDDVLYWIENEPEFGKQAVFLDGRRDINPQDPSTFSPSMQELKEMGVNYIAPPLFVLLSVEDGKIVPSAYAKAAKEAGLDLITWTLERSGPLNTGGGWYYQTVSDVIKSDGDMLEVVDVLAGDVGVKGIFSDWPATTSFYASCMGLK
- a CDS encoding MerR family transcriptional regulator, yielding MSSQDKSPDAFRTISEVAEDLDLPQHVLRFWETRFSQIKPLKRGGGRRYYRPDDVELLKGIRHLLYGEGYTIKGVQRILKEQGPRFVMQAWQEDIAQIQMEPVAVEAVSPVPETSPPPTPVHTDNGYGPHEKLPSGLLPDDAPDTETSSQSGGLNILGRLRGDKPAPNVPAGKASVTKEDIRRLQATLFELLECKRTLDQAR